The Geoalkalibacter subterraneus genome contains the following window.
GCGAGATCAACCGCACCGTGCAGGATCCGGCGGCGGTTATAGCTGCTGTGGAAAAAACCTACGCGGACGAGGCCCTGGAGATCGACCACACCGACGGTCTGGCAATGGAATTCGATCAGTGGCGCTTCAACCTGCGCATGTCCAACACGGAGCCGGTACTGCGTCTGAACGTGGAAAGCCGCGGCGATGAAAAGCTGATGCGGGAGAAGACGGAGGCGCTGCTGGCGATGGTGAGTGGGGAGAAGTAGAGAAGCGCTCGCTGGTTACCGCTGTGCTGCGTTCCGCTCCCCCTCCCAACCTCCCCCCGCTGGGGGGAGGAGCTAAGAAACAAACCGCTCCCTGCCGAAAGGGGGAGGAGTTATAAGTGTCCCCTCTCCCAGCGGGAGGGTCAGGGTGGGGGAGGATCGTTTTTCCCCGTTCAAGGAGATCTGCAAATGGCATCACGCGATGAACTTGTAAAAGAACTGGCGGAGGATGTACAGCGGCGCTTCCGTGCCAGCGTCCCGCTCGACCAGGCACCGTCCGGCGAGCTCAACAGCTACTTGGCCGAGCGGGTCGGGGCGATGATTGAAAAGCTGCCCGACCCCTATCAGACCCTGATTGCCGACTGGGAAGGAGAGGCGCATCAGCTCGACCTGGCCTGGTGGGAGAGCGAACCGACCCCGCGCCAGATCGTTCTCGGCCTGGCTGCCGCCATCCTTGAGCGCGAGACGCGCGAGTATCTTGACCTGCCTCGTTAGACCCGTGAAGGGTGAGGTGTTAGGAGTGAGGAGGTAAAACCCTTTCTTTTCGCGCCTCACTCCTTACCCCTCACTCCTCACGCCCCTTCTATCACTACCCCTTTAAATTCACGACAAGCTGGTATACTAAGCTAATGAGGGTGCTGAATCGGCCCTCGTTGACACCAGAAAGGGGGTTTATTGATGAACAAGAATATCGGCAAATTCGGCATCGGCGGTAAACGCAAGCGTACTCCCACCAGCGAAGATCCCTATATGCCTGCAGAGGGACACAAGGAACCGGCTATCTGCGAGAGCTGCCAGGCACTCTATCGCAACAAGCGCTGGTATCTTGACCCCGCTGAAGCGAAAAAGGCTTTGAGCGACAGCAGTGTGAATCGCGTGACCTGCCCCGCCTGCCGCAAGATCGCAGAGCACTATCCCGAGGGGATTGTCACTCTGAGCGGCAGCTACCTCTGGAACCATGAGGAGGAGATCCGCAACATTCTGCGCAACGAAGAAAGCAAAGCGGTCTCAAAAAATCCCCTGGAGCGCATTATGCGCATGGAACGGGAGGGGGATGATCTGGTGATCGAGACCACGGAGGAAAAACTGGCCGAGCACTTGGGGCGCGCCCTGCACAGCGCGCATCAGGGTGAGCTTTCGGTGGACTGGACCGAAGACCACAATATCTGCCGGGTGCAGTGGCGGCGGGGCTGAACCGGCCCGATCGTGAATCGTCACCGACAGATTGAACACACCGCTGACCTCGGCCTGGAGATCTGGGGCGATTCCCGCAGCGAACTTTTTGCCCAGGCCGCCTGTGCGCTGCGCGAGGTAATCGTTGCCGAGGCGCCGGTGAACCCTCGCGAGACACAGGAGATCGAAGTCAGCGGCTCCGATGATGCCGAGCTGCTGGTGGCCTGGCTGTCGGAGCTGCTGTTTCTGTTCGAGTGCCGGGGATTTCTGCCGTCCGAGTGCAAACTGGAGTTCGGCGAAAATTGCCTGCGCGCACAGGTCAAAGGCGAACCGTTCGACCCGCAGCGCCACCCGCTGGAGCGTGAAATCAAGGCGATCACGCATCATCAGGTGCTGGTGGAGGAGAAGGACGGGCAGTGGCATGCGCGGGTTTATGTCGATATATAATTCAAAAATCCAAAAAGATTGAACCACGGAGAGCACAGAGGTCACAGAGGAAAGTCTGAGAAAAAAATCTTTCTTTTCTGATTTTAGTTCTTCTGTGTTTTTACCCTAATCTCTTTTGTTTTCTCCGTGTGCTCTGTGCTCTCTGTGGTTCAAAAAAAAGGTTTTCCTCCATGCCCATCAAGCTCCAACAGATCGACCCCTGCCGCTGGCGCATCCCTCGTGAGGGGAAGATGCGTGTCGAGGGGCTGGTGTTTGCCGATCGGGCCATGATCGAGGTGCTGCAGAAAGAGCAGGCGCTGGAGCAGGTGCGCAATGTGGCGACGCTACCGGGCATTGTCGGCCGCTCCATCGCTATGCCCGATATCCACTGGGGCTACGGCTTCCCCATCGGCGGGGTGGCGGCGTTTGATCCGGAGGATGGCGGCGTGGTGTCTCCGGGAGGGGTCGGCTACGATATCAACTGCGGGGTCCGACTGCTGCGCAGCGAGCTGGAAGCGGAGGAGATCCGACCTCACCTCAAGGAGCTGGCTGATGCCCTGTTCCGCAATGTGCCCTCCGGGGTCGGCTCTCATCGCCGCGACTTGAGCCTGGCACCGCATGAAACACGCAAGGTGTTGGAGCAGGGTGCGGCCTGGGCGGTGAAAAACGGTTTCGGTTCGGCGCAGGATCTCGATCACATCGAGGAGCGCGGCACCATCGCCGGCGCCGACCCGGAGGTTGTTTCCGAGCGTGCGCTGGAGCGCGGACGCAACCAGCTCGGTACGCTGGGCTCCGGCAATCATTTTCTTGAAGTGCAGCGGGTCGACGAGGTGCTTGATTCCGAGGCTGCAAACGCTCTGGGGCTTTTCCAGGACCAGGTGACGGTCTCCATCCACACGGGCAGCCGTGGGCTGGGCTACCAGGTGTGCGACGATCATCTCAAGATGATGCTGCGCGCGGCGGCCAAATACGGCATCGAGCTGCCGGACCGCCAGCTGTGCTGCGCGCCGCTGGAGAGCCCCGAAGGGCGGCAATACCTGGCGGCAATGGCCGGCGCGGCCAACTTTGCCTTTGCCAACCGCCAGCTCATCACGCACTGGGTGCGTGAAACCTTCGAGCAGGTGCTGCGCACCGGGCCGTCACAGCTGCGCATGAGCCTGATCTACGATGTGTGCCACAACATCGCCAAGTGGGAAACGCATCAGGTTGAGGGCCGGGCGCGGCGATTGTGCGTGCATCGCAAGGGGGCTACGCGGGCCTTTCCGCCGGGACACCCCGAGACGCCGGAACTCTACCGCGAGGTGGGCCAGCCGGTGCTGATCCCCGGCGATATGGGGCGCTGCTCCTACGTGCTGGTGGGCACTGAAGATGCGTTCAACGAGACGTTCGGCTCGACCTGCCATGGGGCTGGGCGGGTGCTGTCACGCCACGCCGCCAGGAAACTGGCCCGCAGACGCGACATCCCGGCCGATCTGGCTGCAAAGGGGATCCTGATCCGCGCGGCCGGGCGCGCCACCATGGCGGAGGAAATCTCCGAGGCGTACAAGGATGTCTCGGAGGTGGTGGAAGTGGTGCGTCGCGCCGGGATCGGCCGCATTGTGGCGCGGCTGGTGCCGATGGCGGTGGTGAAGGGGTGAGGAATTGTTGGGGACGCCTGAAGCCGGGCGGTGAGGAGGGCCTGCGCCAAGGGACGCTTTAACCCATCCCTGGGTGCTTGACTGCCGCCGTCCTGGCGGCAGACACCCTTGGCGCAGGCCCTCCTCACCACCCTTTATTTGAATTGTTTTGTGGGTTTCTGATTTTTCGGTCTGAGTAGGTTCTTATTTTAATTTTTGGCAAGGAGCGTGCGATGAATGTTTTTTTAACGGGAGCTACGGGATTTGTCGGCAAGAGAATGCTGCATCGTCTGCTGCAGGACGGCCATGTGGTGCGCTGTCTGGTGCGCTCGGGGTCGGAGAAGAAGCTGCCCGTTGAGAAAAACGTCGAAGCGCGCCTTGGCGATGCGACCGATCCTGCGACTCTGGAAGGGATCATGGAAGGCTGCGATGCCGTCATCCATCTTGTCGGGATCATCCGTGAATTTCCCTCGCGCGGCGTCACTTTCGAAAAGCTGCACGTGGAAGCGGCCCGCAACATGGTCAATGCGGCCAAAGCCCAGGGGATCAAGCGCTACATCCAGATGAGCGCCAACGGCACCCGCCCCGACGCTCATACCGACTACCATAAAACCAAATGGCGCGCAGAAGAGACGGTGCGTCAATCCGGTCTCAACTGGACGATTTTCCGCCCTTCAATGATCTTCGGACCCGAGGATGAATTCATCAATGAGCTGGCGTCGATCATGCGCAAAACACCGGTGGTGCCCGTTTTCGGCGACGGAAACTACCGTCTGGCGCCGGTGGCGGTG
Protein-coding sequences here:
- a CDS encoding archease, producing the protein MNRHRQIEHTADLGLEIWGDSRSELFAQAACALREVIVAEAPVNPRETQEIEVSGSDDAELLVAWLSELLFLFECRGFLPSECKLEFGENCLRAQVKGEPFDPQRHPLEREIKAITHHQVLVEEKDGQWHARVYVDI
- a CDS encoding BCAM0308 family protein; this encodes MNKNIGKFGIGGKRKRTPTSEDPYMPAEGHKEPAICESCQALYRNKRWYLDPAEAKKALSDSSVNRVTCPACRKIAEHYPEGIVTLSGSYLWNHEEEIRNILRNEESKAVSKNPLERIMRMEREGDDLVIETTEEKLAEHLGRALHSAHQGELSVDWTEDHNICRVQWRRG
- a CDS encoding RtcB family protein, with the translated sequence MPIKLQQIDPCRWRIPREGKMRVEGLVFADRAMIEVLQKEQALEQVRNVATLPGIVGRSIAMPDIHWGYGFPIGGVAAFDPEDGGVVSPGGVGYDINCGVRLLRSELEAEEIRPHLKELADALFRNVPSGVGSHRRDLSLAPHETRKVLEQGAAWAVKNGFGSAQDLDHIEERGTIAGADPEVVSERALERGRNQLGTLGSGNHFLEVQRVDEVLDSEAANALGLFQDQVTVSIHTGSRGLGYQVCDDHLKMMLRAAAKYGIELPDRQLCCAPLESPEGRQYLAAMAGAANFAFANRQLITHWVRETFEQVLRTGPSQLRMSLIYDVCHNIAKWETHQVEGRARRLCVHRKGATRAFPPGHPETPELYREVGQPVLIPGDMGRCSYVLVGTEDAFNETFGSTCHGAGRVLSRHAARKLARRRDIPADLAAKGILIRAAGRATMAEEISEAYKDVSEVVEVVRRAGIGRIVARLVPMAVVKG
- a CDS encoding complex I NDUFA9 subunit family protein, with product MNVFLTGATGFVGKRMLHRLLQDGHVVRCLVRSGSEKKLPVEKNVEARLGDATDPATLEGIMEGCDAVIHLVGIIREFPSRGVTFEKLHVEAARNMVNAAKAQGIKRYIQMSANGTRPDAHTDYHKTKWRAEETVRQSGLNWTIFRPSMIFGPEDEFINELASIMRKTPVVPVFGDGNYRLAPVAVEDVAECFCQALQKEETIGQTYAVCGPQDYSYDELLDEIGQALDKKSVRKLHQPLCLIKPVIALMENFSAFPITTTQLNMLVEGNVCDAEEMKKVREVFEYTPKELPGGIREYLR